The Epinephelus fuscoguttatus linkage group LG19, E.fuscoguttatus.final_Chr_v1 genome contains the following window.
TGCATGCATGTGACCCTCAACCTGCTGCACACAGTCCGTCTGTCACAGATATCTCTAGACTAGATCGAAATAGCTTCAGCCAGAGgttaatgatttttaaaaatgcattcagaatttatatatatttaatctcttaagataaaaaaaaaatcctgaccGCTAAATGATACTAATGTGGGGCAAAATGTAGAATATCGGTACACAAGGCTGTGTCTAAAACATCAATTCCAGTATGGTGTGCAATCGTGTGCTACTTTAATGTTTAAGCAAGTTAATGTCTAAACAGGAACAAATGCACCCAAAACCCTCTTAGATAGTAAAACTACATCCAAGGTGTATTTTGGGTCCAGAAtgactgaaaaaatgaaaatagaaaaccaATCTAGTAATGCAAAAATATacatatgtaaaaaataaatgaatgtatagTCTGCAATCACTGAGCCAGGCTGCCAAACTTGTGTATATACTGTGTGCACAGATTGAGATATATTACTTTAAAGGGGAATTTAAACCATTTTCAAAGTCCATACATTTTATTCCTATGGCTTAAGACAGCTAAAAAATATCAGTAGAAATAAACAACTCTCTTCTAAATCCAAAAGCTAGAATACTAAAACTCAAACCTGTGATAGACAGTGAATTGGAAAAGATGTTACAGAGGACACTGAGAgtacccaggggaatgttctgatatggatacattttcattttcagtattttacaACCCTTTCCCTGTGCCTTATAGtatattttataattttagATTAATTTTGACCCTACCCTACACATTTCGTGCAGGAATGGATGATGATGCACCAGATGAGGTCTTTGCCGAGCTCAAGACCAGGCCTCTCGGAGGATGGGGTATTGCACAGATCGCTGCTGGCACTGGGCTTGCTGTATACGCAATGTGGGTGGGAGTCCTCCAGCCAGGCTTCAGAAAAGTCCCTTTGAGGTTACAGGTCTGGAATAACTTTTGATGGAACTTGTCTTGCACCATTTGTACTGTACAATATTCTTTTTATCAGAACCTCTTTAAAATATCTTCCAGGTGCCGTATATCCCTGCCAGCAAAGCTCAAGTGGATAATGTAATGACATTGCTGAGAGGTCGAAAGGGAGGCCTTGTGGATTTGGGATCTGGTGATGGACGCATTGTAAGTACAAGCAAGATATGTAGGCTCCTTTTTCTAGAACTGGTGAGAAATAGGTTTTGattgtggtcatttttaacTCTTAAGGTCTTGGAAGCCCATCGACAGGGCTTCACTCCCGCTGTCGGCTATGAGCTCAACCCCTGGCTTGTTCACCTGTCTCGCTTTCATGCCTGGAGAGCAGGCCATCATGAGAAGGTGTCGTATCGGCGAGAAGATCTCTGGAAGGTTTGACATTTATCACTTGTACTGTGGCATTAGTAACACTTCTGTTTAAATTTGAATAGAAATGTTGTCACTCCAAGAAGGAAAAAATAGCCAAAATGAAACAGTTCGACTCCCTCCCTCTAAATTGCTGAAAACAGAATTTGTTATTAGCGCATGTGAACCTACTAACATCTTTATGAATTATACACGTATGTTTTTCATAGTTGTCTAGGTAACCTTGTGGTTTACtttatttttgccattttgaatacaaaaaaaacatattttttttacatgtgttaTGCAAAGCTGAAATGTTAATAAAGTGTCCCTTTTCCCCACCTGCCTTGTTTCTCAGGTCAACTTGACAGAATGCAAGAATGTCACAGTGTTTTTGGCTCCTAGCGTGGTGAGTAATATAATGAACACAGGCTTATAAACCATGAAGTAAAGACCATCTCATTGTGGTGTACAGATAagcaaataattaaatattaacTTTTAAAAAGAATGAAGGTGAGCCCATTTCCTACCTGCTGACATAACAGAAACCCTTGTCTCTGTCATGAAACAGGAAGcccttttattgttttaataacatttgAGTCACATCACACTGATTGAGCATGATTCGAAGAAGATACTTTACTATATAAAGGTTCTTCCTCTCAGTGAATTTTTACAAATGGAAAAGCAACCTCACTAATAACTTGTTTGTCATACTGTTTCAGGAAGTCGTTGcaacttgttaaaaaaaatctgtgtacCTTTACCATACTACATTTTTTAGAGcatattctaaaaaaaaattgaaaaggTAGTACATCCCAAATTTCCAAATCAAGTAAGGACAAAATACTCAAATTACGCTTCTTTATTTTACTCACATTACAATGGAAGTACAGTTACGCATTTCTGCAGCATCTCTGTTGAAAAGAGATGCTTTTCACATTTGTGATGACTGGATTTTGTGTTTCACACTCCTGTAAGAATCCCATTTTTGAAGCGCAACCTCCTTTTaataatatatacatttttctgGATTCTACATAAATCCTAGTAAGAACTATGTGGTTATGTGGCACATGGTTAAAGTTGCAGTTGAATTCAGATTCATCATCATGGGTACATTTCAGTAAATTTCCatcaaaatataataatatataataacaacataatataataatataatctTGTGTCACCAGCTTTCATTATTGCAGCAGAAGTTGCAGACTGAGCTTCCTGATGACGCCTTAGTGGTAGCCGGTCGTTTTCCCTTACCTGACTGGACACCCTGCAGGATTGAGGGACATGGTGTGGACAGAGCCTGGGCGTATCACATGCAAGCACAAAGACAGAACACCTTCAAGAAAAATGACGACCTCATAGTCACAAATAGCGACCCCAGTAGTGGACTGAACAAGGACAAAGGATCTACTTGAAGCTTTTCATTAGATAAAAATACCCATTACTGGAATATTGAGGACATTTAACCTGACTGTCTGTCTTTACATTTTGACTACATCTACAAACAGATGTTTGTGGCAAACTTGCTCCTTAGCAGAGTACAGCAATCAGGGAATGTACATTTTTGCACAAACTCTTCTCAACTATCTTCATGGATGGACTCTGTCTTTGTTATAAGCAAAGTTTGAACCAGAAATTCCTGAACAAGGGTTTCTGTTACCTTTGAGGAAAAACCACACCTTTGCCTCCAGAATGCTGAAGATTTTTTCCGGATTACTGCCTCTGGGAAGCAGTcttataaatgtgtttttaagttattttatcatctacattgttttctgttgtgttaaTTTTATGCCACAGAACTTAAGATTATTTAATGTTTTACGTGATCTATtagaaataattattattaagtaTTTGTCGTATAGGTTGTATGTAATTAGACAACTTCAGAGCAAAGTTTGCATTCCACTGTGCGGCTTGTTTTTTAAAGGTACAATTAAGTAAAaattttaatgctttttgtGTGAAGGTGAAAGGTCCTCACTGCTGTGAGGATGCCTTCGTGACAGCAAGTGTGGAATGTGACTTCATGATCTGGATGTTAAAGGTGGCTCGTGTTTTTTAACCCAATTTCACAAACAGATTGTAACACTGGTATAAACCCCATGGGGTCCACAGTGTATAAGGGGAACAGTGTCAACAGTTTCACTGTGTGTAGTCCATCCCTTAAAGGTGTACATAGTATGTATACATGTGGGTTTgcaattaaagtgttttaatttaTGTATGGACTATGAATGGACCTTTCTCATGCACCATGTGCTGGAGACTTAATTTGTCACGCTACCTCGgatgatgtgtttgtttgtgggtgAAATTCCACTGTCATTGATTTACAGTGACAAGAGCATGTCATTGTTGCAGGCATACACATATTGTCAAACAATATGCTGCATTAACTGCACCCAGTGAACAGCAACCAGGATTTCAATGTTtaagataagagataagataagCTAAAAGTTAAGTGATCCCACACCAGGGAAATTCACAtgttacagcagctcaaatAGCACACATAGAAAAGCAAGTTGAATGACAATAGAATACTTAtagaataaagataaaatacaaaaacatatatCAGAATTAGAAAATATAAAGTACTAAATTTAGAAACAACTATACACTCAATACTATTTAGACTATATACACCTTTCACTAATGCACATATGGAAACgggtatgtatgtatgtatgaataTATGTATGGGTATATATTGACAGCTGTACAGTATAATTGCACATTGGATGTAATACACAAATGATGTGTagcattaaaatttaaaacaaggTAAGAACAATTTAAATAGTGTTggggaataaataaatattgcgGAATTCACAGTGTAGATATACTGTATTGCACAAGGTAAGGAAACTGAATAAGTAATGTGACATAACAGTGCTGCATTAAGTTAATTATAGTTGAAAACAGGGTGATATTCAGTCTGAATGTCTAAGACCACTTTTGAACCAGCTAAAATTGAGTTACAGCATCAACATGTTCAAATTTCAAACttgtttgattatttttataatttgttAAGTTGTGGGTTAAAGGAGAGACAATACTGATTAAGGATAAGATTAAGAAATTCAATATTAAATGAGCATTTTGCATGTGCCTGTAGAGCTTAGACTATACAACATGTAATGAATTTTTGAGCAAGCAGATTTTCTTTCATGTATAACTCAATGCTGCttactttttaaatgcatttttgcaCAGTGACAATTTGCACAATGACACAATGTTATTCAAAAACTCTCTTTAGCATTTGTCAAGAAAAATGCTGTTGTTCTTATAGATACAACCGGAGACAGTCCTTTTATTATTGTGACCGACTTGACACAAGCTGATTGGTTTGGTTGATTTTTGCAGCAAAAGAGGAAGTTGCGAAGTAAACCCTGTAACCAGCAAGCTAGCTGTATTCTTGAGCCGCCCTAAACATTGAGAAGGGGAATAACAGGAACCAGCGCGCATAGTATTATATATTTAGTGTTGTTATAAATGTGTCAGATGTACAACTTAAGTGTGCATATTCACACGCTTTGAAATTATAAACGGTTAAGGCAAGTTGTCGTGACCAACAGCCAGAAGCATGTCTAGGTTTGACAGCTAGCTAACGAAAATTATGCCTTCATCCTTCTAGAAAAGCTAACGAGTTAGCCATCCGCTGCAGCGTTAGCAGCTGGGTAACTTAGCTTCGGACCGCTACACATTGAAAGCTAATTAACGTTGCACATTTCTCCGGTGCCGGAGCCAGTGTTAGATGTTCCAAAAAACAATATTGCTATATTTAGATTAACGGTAAACGGAAATAACGTTTAACGAAAATGCAGCTAACTGAGATAACGTTAGAGATGAGTTAGCTGATTCAATCTTAAACCCATATGCTTGGTAAGCAAAAACGCGTTTTATTCGAGCAAGGCTAACTCAGCTCAGTGTTTAACGTTGTTATTGTGAGCAGGTCAACGACGCCAACCTTTGCTAGCTAGATTTGTGTGGAGTATCGACCTAAGCAGGCGAGCAGACCATGATGAGCCCCCTTTGCGGTTACGTTAGCCAGCAACaccttagctaacgttagctacagaATTGGCTAGCCAGCGAGCTAATGTTGGCTTATTGCTGTAATTAATCCGACAACAAATAAACTGAAGAAAGAAACCGAGACAGCTAAACATGGTAAGTATAATTTGACGCATATTAATCACCTAACATAAGTTATTCACCTTGTCTTCCTGGCTTAtttgctaacggctaacgtggGTGTACAAGGTTTTGGTTCGTATATTTAAACAGGAAGACCCATAGTTATGTTAACATTGTACAGTACTTATATATCCTAAAATACAGGTAATCATGTGTGATTGGGTGCATTACAGTTCTCTATGTCTGTTAATCCACATAACGGTTTCTGAGGGGCCAGGTATTTCACGGGATGTGACAGCTCGTTAAGCCATTTCACGGTACAAGACGCCCATCTTGCAAAACCGAATATTTGCTGTGAGTAGTGTTGAGCCTCGGCAAGTTGTGGCTTATTTGAGGAATTCAGACCTGCCTGCTACAGGAGCTGCTATATAAAGATCTCAGTTTGCTGTCTCGTTAATGCTAGGCAGGGCCCAACTTCCTCCACCTGCCAAAGCATGGTATTACAATTGATATAACGCAGTTGTTTAAATACAGCTTAATTTGGTTTGTTTGACCAAAACTGGAACTCTTGGGCAGTCTTCATGCTGAACTATGTGAGCAAATCAGACTGCAGTTATAGCCAGGAAGTACCAAGATGTGTGGATTATGTTTTTGTGAAACTATGCCAAAACGCACCCAACAATCGGTGTGCAATACCTAGTGCTATGTGCAGGAATTGACATGAGAAGATAAGTTTCCAGCTCACTAAGTGACCTTTCTGAGCACGATGGTACATATGCCTGCAAGCATTAACATGCAAAAGGTTACCTCTTTAAATCAGCCTACAGGGCAACATGTTAAATTGCACATGGGCACTTTGTTAACAAATTAAAGAACTTATATAAACACTTCATGCATAATAAATATGAGATATGTCAAGATACATGAAGGGCATTGCTCTCTTCACTGTGAGGATGGGTTTCTTGTACATGACTGATCTTCAGTTGAGTATTCGCTACGCATGTATATTGCATGACGTATACCACTGTATTGCATCCGTCAGATAGATACTGGTCTAAAATAAGGCTCTGCAGTATGGAGAAATCAAATATGATGATATaggtagggttgactattggtgcttctgctacacatttacacaatgagatttttgataaataatcataagCAATGTGGATGTGATGCacaagtgggtaaaggcaaataatagaaacaAGGGATTGACAACACTTACAATATTACACTATgcaaaatctaagacgatattTAGTCGCATATCACGATATCAGTATATTGCCAACTTGGTGTGATTTGTGTCATGCTAATGGACAGCTGATTATGAATACAGCATTCAGTGGTTTGGATTATGCCTATTCTAAAATATAatctaaatgtgtgttttgtacttAATGTGACCTTTTTGTTGTCCACTAGGCTTCGGAGGAGGCATCACTGCGAGCACTGGAGAGCCTTATGACTGAGTTCTTTCACAGCTGCACAACCAATGAGCGAAAGAGAGAAATAGGTACATGTGGCCTTTAAAAACCTACCAGTACACATTAGAAGCAAAGACATGATACATATCCGCCTTAGCAAGTCTGGATCTCCAAATACAATGTTCTGTATACTGGAATATACTGTAGTGTAGGTCTAGTTGTCACTGTAGAGTGTTTGATGTGATCTGAGGCTATTTGCTttctattaaaaatgttttttgttgctcTTTTATGCACTTCCTGTGTTGTGACGCATTACTTTCAGTCTGTCTGCAAGTGAACTACTTCATTGTCATGTACCTCTGTCAGAGATCATGCctacttccttttttttctgcagaggagctgctgaataaCTTTGCACAGCAGACCGGAGCATGGCACCACTGCTTGTTCTTTCTCTCCAATACTCGGAATGAGTATGTAATGATGTACAGCCTCACAGTATTTGAAGTAAGTCCTGTAGGTGGGAGATGCATATTTTCAGTTCCTGGTACTGTCAGGGGCCTTCTTTACCTTTTGATGCtttggaaataggacagtgcaCAGAGAAAAGTATTGTTACAAGTTCTGAGAAGAGAATTTGTTTCATGCTCTTCCTGTTTCCTCATTTCTCTAATTCTGAAAAACAAGTTTGCCAAATGTGTAATACATTTCCCATGGAATAAAAGGCTGAACATCCTGTGACCCCTAATTACATACGTTCACCTTTTTCAACACAAATCTAAGATACGTATGCTTAAATGTAGGTGTTTCATTTGCAGTAACATGATTGTAGTGGAAGGTGTGCTAGTAAAAAGTCTTTCAATGGGCATCATGTTGTCCTTCAAACACAGCTTTGACTGCTGATTATTTCCTCTTACATTCAGAACCTGGTGAACAAATTGTGGATCGGTGTTGCTTCACAAGACAAGATGGAGATTCGCAGCTGTCTGCCAAAACTCCTCCTTGCTCAGCACAAATCGGTGCCCTATTTCATCCGTAACAAACTGTGCAAAGTCATTGTGGACATTGGTCGCCAGGACTGGCCAATGTTCTACCATGATTTCTTTACGAACACCCTTCAGGTAAGCTCTGCTGATGTTGTTTCTGCTATTAAAAAGGCTTTTGTTGATGTGTCTGATACTCAACAAAAGTTGACGACGACACAGAAGTTACATTGAAACAACAGGTCTACAGAAATATAGCTTATGTTACACTGAACATGTGTTCTTTCATAAGGTGAAGATGCCCTAAAATTGTTCCTCTCCCTTTACCTCTTACATATCTGTCAACTTTATTCAAACTGCATTTCAGGTTTACTTTCTTTTCTAATTTACCTGTGTACATTTGGAACATTGTGTTCATATTAGTTAGCATTGCAGTCTACAAAAAAGAGTTTCTGTATGATATGAGGATGTGGCTGGATGTGAACAAGTGCAGAAGCTATGTCATGACCCACAAGAGAATTGCTACCAAAAACACTTTACTACTGCTTGAAGGACACGTTGTGAAATTGTTCATGAGCACAGTAATGGAAAAGGAGCTTTACTGTTTGCTGTCATTAAATCATGAAAGAGGGACAGAGTCAGTTTCCTTTAATTGCGAAATTAAAATGCGTTACATTAATTAAACTTAAATACAAAAGTCAACAGTCTACAATGGAGGTCCCTCGTCTTCCAGAGCAAGTGGCTGGCCTAAGAGTACATTAATCACAGCTGATAGGCGTGTTGTGTATACATAGATACAGTGTAACATGATTGTTCGACCTTGAGAGAAAATTATGACCATTTTTCTTTAATCTGCAAGTTGTTCCACACTTTGAATTTAAATGCATCTCCCCTTTTACTGTATGTCTCCAGATTATGAGCAGAAAATAAAGTAACAGATTATATGAACTTCAAAGTTTCCCACAGGAAATTGTTCAGTCAAGGTGATAAACCACATACGATAGATCCTGCTGCATCTTGTCTCGTGATTAATTCAGTGAGAAGATGACAACCTAAACATGCACACTTATTATATATATGGCATTTGCTGTGAGaagattgttttattttataaaagtgTATTCGATGGCAGCAGTCATGGTCTTAGTGGGCAAAATTCAGTAATCTTTATCTTAATTAATAGAGCTATTGTTTGTCAATGTGTTGCAAACTACAGTTGATCCAGTCCCCAGCTCTGGCTCCGTTGGGGTTGGTGATGTTGAAAACCACATCAGAGGAACTTGCGTGTCCTCGAGAAGACCTGAGTGTTGCCAGAAAAGAAGAGCTGCGTAAACTGCTGCTGGAGCAAGTACCGACAGTGCTTGGACTGTTGACAGGTGAGAATACTTTgtgtaattttgtttgtttgatcagTGCTAACAAATTTGTACCAACTTAAGTGAACACTATGTTTAGAATATTATCATTGCTTTACCTCACCGTCAGACAGTGaatggtgaatctgaactaacccttttaaacgcCAAAGTCATACAAGGACACAAACTAACCGAATGAGGCAGTAGTAGATGACCAACTCTTGtgttcagcaagataaaatgacagtttttgtTTAAAGAGAGCATAAATAACAGTTTCAGTTCCCATCGTAAAGGGCTGCCTGACAGTAAGGTAAAGCACTGAAAATATTGTATAGCATCCACTTAAAACTGCTATTGATTGTTTTATAAGTGGGCCTTTTTTGAGGTGGCTATATTATATTTTGCCACCCCCCAtgcacagcagtacattgcttagcttccatggtggtactcctgcctgcttctccaaactgggggcacgCTTGTAGGTCACACACTCGCTATCactaagtacctcatacaaaccCACTTcagaaaatccaaactatccctttaagctaaAAATCCACCTGAAACTAGAGTCAGGCTGCCAGCAGTCGGAACAAATGTTTTGGTGGAAAACCTTCAGCAAATGTGTATAATTAAGTTCTTGTTACTTCTTGTTTTGCAGGTATCCTGGAGACCTACTGGGACAAGCACAGTATCATAGCTTCCACCCCTCCTCCCTCACCCACCTCAGGGGAAAGTGGTGAGTGAACTGTCCTTTAGTTACATAAGATTTGCTAGTAATTTGGTGATAATCATGTAGTAGTtgttgcttgtttttatttgtgtgttaacCAGACTGTTTTTTGTCTCCTCAATCTATTAGTGGAGTTGCTGGGCAGTTTGTTTCAGGGCAGCCAGTACTCAAAGCTGCTTTGCCAGCCCATGGCAGCATTGGACAATGAGAGTCATCAGCTCTGTTGTCTCGTTTTGGAGTGTTTGGCTCACCTGTTCAGCTGGATCCCTCTGTCCACAAGCATCACTCCCACACTGCTGGCAtccatttttcattttgcacGTTTTGGTTGTGATCTGCGGACAAAGGCCAAGTCAGGATCCTTTATCTCCTCAAACTCCTCCTCTTCTAATGGTCAGCTTAATCCTGGGACAGTGCCACCAACAACGAATGGAGGAGGGCGAAACGTACAGCAGAGTGAGAGCAGCAAGGTGGATCGTGCACGGCTTGGTGTACTCGCCATGACTTGTATCAACGAGCTCGTGTCAAAGAACTGTGTGCCCATGGATTTTGAGGAGTACCTGCTGCGCATGTTCCAGCAGACCTTCTTTCTCCTGCAGAGGCTGACACGAGAGAATAACGCTCACACAGTCAAGAGCCGCCTACAGGATCTTGATGAGAGGTATGGCTCAGTCCATTAGTTGACACTAATATTTGCACATATGTAAGTGTTTGCAGACGAGTGAGTGTATTCTGTCATAACAGCTTCAGTATGAGGTCTGATCATAGTTACTTTTTTTATACTCAAGGCAGTCAGAAGTTGCACTGTGGTATTTCTCAGAAGTCCAGCTCTCAAAAACGCCTTTGTTTTCATCACTGGTGCTCTTCACACTGGCTTCATACAGCAATATACCATAGCTCCGTCACATGTGTCTTAGTCTGATCtattctttctgtctgtgtttaaaaTTACAACTTAAAAACTTGtaaaatactatactatactatttgtttttttgtttttgtttttcaattgaCTAGACAGTTGCAGAAAATGATTTCAAGTCTCTGTGATACCAttagattttatttatacagtatatataaggTGTATATTGGCCATCCCAGACATTAGTCACTGAGCGTCATTTcatcacctcacctcacctcacctcacctcatctCATCTGTGACATCCCAGTCATTATCAAACCGGCGTGATATTTTCATAAGTGATCTTTCGGGCTGTTGTGGTCCAGGAATTTCCCCCTATGGTGATTAAGGGTGGCTCAA
Protein-coding sequences here:
- the antkmt gene encoding adenine nucleotide translocase lysine N-methyltransferase, whose protein sequence is MDDDAPDEVFAELKTRPLGGWGIAQIAAGTGLAVYAMWVGVLQPGFRKVPLRLQVPYIPASKAQVDNVMTLLRGRKGGLVDLGSGDGRIVLEAHRQGFTPAVGYELNPWLVHLSRFHAWRAGHHEKVSYRREDLWKVNLTECKNVTVFLAPSVLSLLQQKLQTELPDDALVVAGRFPLPDWTPCRIEGHGVDRAWAYHMQAQRQNTFKKNDDLIVTNSDPSSGLNKDKGST